A part of Candidatus Nezhaarchaeota archaeon genomic DNA contains:
- a CDS encoding class II aldolase/adducin family protein — protein sequence MTTSYIDEEIYKVLRDYALRIARRGYVTAHGGNLSIRSGNVMWITRHACSLENLRPEDIVKVPVNRPSSRDVIASTETPVHREIYRRTGNLIVMHAHPPYSVALSYFVDEVTPPDSEGYHVLRSIPVVEGRPGSTELAIRVADSLTRHWAVVVRGHGVFASSKFVDHAYQILCMVEHSAEILYLKNVYESVLGIKAKTPKEF from the coding sequence ATGACTACAAGCTACATAGATGAGGAGATATACAAAGTCTTAAGAGATTATGCTTTGAGGATAGCCCGTAGAGGGTATGTAACGGCTCATGGCGGCAACCTGAGTATTAGGTCAGGTAATGTAATGTGGATAACTAGACATGCATGCTCTCTTGAAAATCTTAGACCTGAAGACATCGTAAAGGTCCCCGTTAATAGACCATCGAGTAGAGATGTCATAGCATCTACCGAAACGCCGGTTCACAGAGAAATCTATCGAAGGACTGGTAACCTCATTGTAATGCACGCTCACCCACCATACTCAGTCGCTCTATCATACTTTGTAGATGAGGTCACGCCGCCGGATTCTGAGGGTTATCACGTTTTAAGGAGTATACCAGTAGTGGAGGGGAGACCCGGATCAACCGAATTAGCTATTAGGGTTGCAGATTCACTTACAAGGCACTGGGCTGTCGTGGTAAGGGGTCATGGAGTCTTTGCTTCATCGAAATTTGTGGATCACGCGTACCAAATACTATGTATGGTTGAACATTCAGCTGAAATACTTTATCTGAAGAACGTTTACGAGTCAGTTCTAGGGATTAAGGCTAAGACGCCAAAGGAATTTTGA
- a CDS encoding aldehyde ferredoxin oxidoreductase family protein yields the protein MGGWWGRLLKVNLNTAEVNVESLKKEFLRKFLGGACLGAKWLYDHLKPRIDPLSPDNIVILATGPLTGSRVYGTSRASMVSKSPLTMTFFDSECGGLFPTYLKRTGFDAVVIHGSSKRPVFVHIYDDGAEILQAEDLWGLKTSEAIYELRKRYGFNCSAIVVGPAGENLVRMASVMSDNGHAFGRGGLGAIFGSKKLKAIVASGTKIVEEVDSKRLDEILENMKVRITWSPYLNIALRNIGTAALLTIINDWGMLPTMNFSKSYFEDAEKLSGEALSKLVVGRRGCYNCPIVCKRVTRTDEMKGYGPEYGSIVSLGSVIGVNDLNDIVEMNHLCNELGLDTISMGGTLACFLELIDRGKIDANVRWGETDKLKELIIETAYRRGYGNDLAEGSMRMAEKYGMPEASVSVKGLEVPAYDPRGAFGLAISYATSYRGACHLRSWTIAFEVIGVPSLVNRFSSFEKPSLVKYTQDLASVYDCLLMCKHFAIEFDEGSLSSILSTITGIDFSKEELLMVGERLWALARLFNVREGFSAKDDRLPLKLLVPLDKGPVANKVPPINEMIEQYYAVRDWSPDGTPTEELLERLGLGD from the coding sequence ATGGGTGGATGGTGGGGAAGGCTGCTTAAAGTCAATCTAAACACTGCTGAAGTTAATGTGGAAAGCTTGAAGAAAGAGTTTCTAAGAAAGTTCCTTGGGGGTGCTTGTCTTGGTGCAAAGTGGCTCTACGACCATTTGAAGCCAAGAATTGACCCCTTATCCCCCGACAATATCGTTATTCTAGCAACCGGGCCATTAACTGGTAGTAGGGTTTATGGAACTTCGAGAGCTTCGATGGTCTCAAAATCGCCGTTGACTATGACGTTTTTTGATTCTGAATGTGGGGGGCTTTTCCCAACATACTTAAAGAGGACAGGCTTCGACGCAGTTGTTATTCATGGATCATCTAAAAGACCTGTCTTCGTACATATCTATGATGATGGAGCTGAGATCTTGCAGGCAGAGGATCTGTGGGGTTTAAAGACTTCTGAGGCAATTTATGAGCTAAGAAAGAGGTACGGATTTAATTGTTCGGCCATAGTAGTAGGTCCCGCTGGAGAGAACCTTGTCAGAATGGCTTCAGTCATGAGTGACAATGGCCATGCCTTTGGTAGAGGGGGTTTAGGAGCAATATTTGGCTCTAAGAAGTTGAAGGCAATAGTCGCTAGTGGCACTAAGATCGTCGAGGAAGTAGATTCCAAGAGACTAGATGAGATTTTAGAGAACATGAAGGTGAGGATTACGTGGAGCCCATATTTGAATATTGCTCTTAGAAATATAGGGACAGCTGCGCTATTAACCATAATTAACGATTGGGGCATGCTGCCAACAATGAACTTTTCTAAGAGCTACTTCGAAGATGCTGAGAAGCTCTCTGGCGAAGCATTAAGCAAGCTTGTAGTAGGTAGGAGAGGATGCTATAATTGTCCAATCGTATGTAAGAGGGTTACGAGAACCGATGAGATGAAGGGTTACGGACCTGAGTATGGAAGCATTGTTAGTCTAGGTAGCGTGATTGGCGTTAACGATTTAAATGATATAGTTGAGATGAATCACTTATGTAACGAGCTTGGCTTAGACACTATTTCAATGGGCGGGACTCTCGCCTGCTTTTTGGAGCTTATTGATAGGGGCAAGATAGACGCTAATGTGAGGTGGGGTGAGACGGATAAATTGAAGGAGTTGATAATTGAAACAGCTTATAGGAGAGGTTATGGCAATGATTTGGCTGAAGGATCAATGAGGATGGCAGAGAAGTATGGTATGCCGGAGGCTTCGGTCAGCGTGAAGGGGTTAGAGGTGCCAGCCTACGATCCCAGGGGGGCCTTCGGCTTAGCTATTTCTTATGCTACATCTTATAGGGGGGCTTGTCATCTGAGAAGTTGGACTATAGCATTTGAAGTCATAGGAGTTCCATCCTTGGTTAATAGGTTTTCTTCATTTGAAAAGCCATCACTTGTCAAGTATACTCAAGACCTTGCTTCGGTCTACGACTGCTTACTAATGTGTAAGCATTTCGCGATAGAGTTTGATGAGGGGTCGTTAAGTAGTATTCTTAGCACTATTACCGGGATCGACTTCTCCAAGGAGGAGCTATTAATGGTAGGTGAGAGATTGTGGGCACTTGCCAGGTTATTTAACGTAAGAGAGGGGTTCAGTGCTAAGGATGACAGACTCCCACTAAAGTTACTCGTACCATTGGACAAGGGACCAGTAGCAAATAAAGTGCCTCCAATCAACGAAATGATTGAGCAGTACTATGCTGTGAGAGATTGGAGTCCTGATGGTACCCCGACAGAGGAGCTTCTCGAAAGATTAGGGCTAGGTGATTGA